The Ignavibacteriales bacterium genome has a window encoding:
- the hslV gene encoding ATP-dependent protease subunit HslV, translating to MEDNFHATTIIGLRHNGHVAIGGDGQVTLGNTVMKQKSNKIRRLYNDSVLVGFAGSAADAFSLLERFEEKLEQYQGQLARAAVELAKLWRTDKYLRQLEALLAVLDKEHALIISGTGDVIEPDDGIVAVGSGGSYALSAARMLVKHTELSARDIVQESLNAASDICIYTNKNFTIEEL from the coding sequence ATGGAAGATAATTTTCACGCAACCACGATCATAGGACTCCGGCATAACGGGCACGTCGCCATCGGCGGTGATGGTCAAGTAACACTTGGCAATACCGTGATGAAACAAAAATCAAATAAGATACGCAGACTGTATAACGACTCCGTCCTTGTCGGATTTGCAGGTTCTGCAGCAGACGCATTTAGTCTGCTGGAACGTTTTGAAGAAAAGCTGGAGCAGTACCAGGGTCAGCTTGCACGAGCGGCTGTGGAACTTGCCAAGCTATGGCGAACAGATAAATACCTCCGTCAACTTGAAGCGCTGCTTGCCGTACTCGACAAAGAACATGCACTTATCATTTCCGGTACAGGAGATGTCATAGAACCTGACGATGGTATTGTTGCCGTTGGTTCCGGCGGAAGTTATGCATTGTCAGCGGCACGAATGCTTGTCAAACACACAGAATTAAGCGCGCGAGATATTGTGCAGGAATCTCTCAACGCCGCTTCAGATATTTGCATCTATACAAATAAAAATTTCACTATTGAAGAATTGTAG
- a CDS encoding DUF3109 family protein, with product MLELQQVIIDDTIPRTKFACNLSACKGACCTLAGGTGAPLLDDELEQIDYAFPIIQSSLPREHLECITQLGLYEGKPGAYTTMCFDNRACVFVLYEEGIAHCAFEKAYGEGKLKWKKPISCHLFPIRASREEPKRLRYERIAECNCAIDRGEKESILLSSFLQEPLIRAFGLAWYEEFQLTCNWDRNDNESE from the coding sequence ATGTTAGAGCTTCAACAAGTAATCATAGACGATACGATCCCGCGAACCAAATTTGCATGCAACCTTTCCGCCTGTAAAGGAGCATGTTGTACGCTTGCTGGCGGCACAGGCGCACCGCTGTTAGATGATGAACTTGAACAAATTGATTATGCATTCCCCATCATTCAATCTTCACTCCCGAGAGAACATCTTGAATGCATCACACAATTGGGACTGTACGAAGGCAAACCCGGAGCTTATACGACGATGTGTTTTGACAATCGTGCATGCGTGTTTGTGTTGTACGAAGAGGGAATCGCCCATTGCGCCTTCGAAAAGGCATATGGAGAAGGCAAATTGAAATGGAAAAAGCCCATTTCCTGCCACCTTTTCCCTATTCGAGCAAGTCGTGAAGAGCCCAAACGATTGCGGTACGAACGAATTGCAGAATGCAATTGTGCAATAGATCGGGGCGAGAAGGAAAGCATATTATTAAGTTCATTCCTACAGGAACCCCTCATTCGAGCTTTTGGTTTAGCTTGGTATGAGGAATTTCAACTCACGTGCAATTGGGATCGAAATGACAACGAGAGTGAATAA
- the amrB gene encoding AmmeMemoRadiSam system protein B, whose amino-acid sequence MREKHTVRPPSVAGLFYEGSPDVLRKDIDEYLKLARVPKLKGTVRGLVSPHAGYVYSGFTAAHAYKMIAEIKYDCVIVVGPSHREYFNGISIYPGDAYETPLGIIPVNKEIREELLEEKNGIVASDAGHRSEHSIEVQLPFLQSVLGDFSFVPVIMGDQRRELCNGLAEAIVRIAKNRNILLVASSDLSHYHPYDEAVMLDNGVISEVEKFNSETFINKMESHSFEACGGGPIAAVMNAAQQLGASKAEVLYYCNSGDVTGEKDGVVGYLAAAFV is encoded by the coding sequence ATGCGTGAGAAGCATACCGTTCGTCCGCCATCCGTTGCCGGACTATTTTATGAGGGCTCACCGGATGTTCTGCGAAAGGACATTGATGAATACTTAAAACTTGCACGAGTTCCGAAATTGAAGGGTACGGTGCGTGGATTGGTATCACCTCATGCGGGATATGTCTATTCTGGGTTCACAGCGGCACATGCATATAAAATGATTGCAGAAATCAAATATGATTGTGTTATCGTTGTGGGACCAAGTCATCGTGAATATTTTAACGGCATTTCAATCTATCCGGGGGATGCATACGAAACACCGCTGGGAATAATTCCTGTGAACAAGGAAATCAGAGAAGAATTATTAGAAGAGAAAAATGGTATCGTTGCATCGGATGCGGGACATCGTTCAGAACATTCGATTGAAGTTCAATTACCGTTCCTTCAGAGCGTGCTTGGTGATTTTTCATTTGTGCCGGTTATTATGGGAGACCAGCGCCGGGAGTTGTGCAATGGGCTGGCAGAAGCGATTGTACGAATCGCAAAGAATCGCAATATCCTGCTCGTCGCGAGCAGTGATCTTTCGCATTATCATCCCTACGATGAAGCGGTGATGCTTGATAACGGCGTCATAAGTGAAGTGGAGAAATTTAATTCAGAAACTTTTATCAATAAAATGGAATCACATTCATTTGAGGCGTGCGGCGGTGGACCTATTGCAGCAGTCATGAATGCAGCGCAGCAACTAGGAGCAAGTAAAGCAGAGGTTCTCTATTACTGTAACTCCGGCGATGTCACTGGTGAAAAGGACGGCGTTGTCGGATACCTTGCAGCTGCATTTGTATAA
- the dprA gene encoding DNA-processing protein DprA: MINVRELLRLSSVPRIGPQKIRALVAHFKTSDNVFHASAHELIAVPGIDKKLASNILHHVTGEKFADEQLKRLNKLGGRILTLWDKEYPDLLRKIYDPPALLFILGKFKEVDARSLALVGTRHPSPYGHTVAESLTREIAQRSITIVSGLARGVDTIVHSTALKCETRTIAVIGSGLDVPYPPENKKLMEHIAEEGAVVSEFSMGTKPDAPNFPRRNRIISGLSLGTVVIESAEQGGALITATTALDQDREVFAVPGNITEKRSGGSNKLIREGRAKLITNAQDIFDELASQLHLSFDQNDSKVHVDLTPTEQSLFQLLSDEPMHIDALSEKTEMSTPDALVTLLSLEFKGVVRQLPGKLFIRS, from the coding sequence ATGATCAACGTTCGCGAACTTCTCCGGCTTTCCTCCGTACCGCGTATTGGTCCGCAGAAAATTCGCGCGCTCGTCGCGCACTTCAAAACATCCGATAATGTTTTCCATGCATCTGCACACGAGCTGATCGCCGTTCCTGGAATCGATAAAAAACTCGCTTCAAACATTCTTCATCACGTAACAGGAGAAAAGTTTGCCGATGAGCAATTGAAGCGGTTGAACAAACTCGGCGGTAGAATCCTCACCCTGTGGGACAAAGAATATCCTGATCTCCTTCGTAAAATTTATGATCCGCCTGCACTCCTTTTTATCCTCGGAAAATTTAAAGAAGTTGATGCTCGTTCCCTCGCGCTTGTTGGTACACGTCATCCCTCTCCGTACGGTCATACTGTTGCGGAAAGTCTTACTCGTGAAATTGCTCAACGATCCATTACTATCGTAAGCGGATTAGCCCGCGGCGTGGATACAATTGTCCATTCAACTGCCCTGAAATGCGAAACTCGAACTATTGCTGTTATTGGCTCCGGCTTGGACGTCCCGTATCCTCCGGAGAATAAAAAACTGATGGAACATATAGCCGAAGAAGGTGCGGTCGTTTCGGAATTTTCTATGGGCACGAAGCCCGACGCACCGAATTTTCCGCGGCGTAATCGCATTATTAGCGGTCTTTCTTTAGGTACTGTCGTTATCGAATCTGCTGAACAGGGCGGTGCTTTGATTACAGCAACAACAGCACTTGATCAAGATCGCGAGGTCTTTGCTGTGCCTGGCAACATTACAGAAAAACGCAGCGGCGGATCAAATAAACTTATCCGAGAAGGACGCGCCAAGCTTATTACAAATGCTCAAGATATTTTTGATGAGCTGGCATCTCAGCTCCATCTTTCATTTGACCAGAACGATAGTAAGGTACACGTTGACCTGACACCGACTGAACAATCACTCTTTCAACTTCTTTCAGATGAGCCAATGCACATTGACGCGCTTTCTGAGAAGACAGAAATGTCCACACCTGATGCATTAGTGACATTGCTTTCATTAGAATTCAAGGGCGTTGTCCGTCAACTTCCGGGTAAGTTATTCATCCGGTCATAA
- a CDS encoding EutN/CcmL family microcompartment protein, with protein MILSKVIGTLVATQKNQTLREYKLLIVQPIDLTGAFIGRDLIAIDHVDAGIGDTVLVMQEGTGARQILKREDIPVHSVIVAVVDGMDIPAA; from the coding sequence ATGATTCTCTCGAAAGTCATCGGTACTCTTGTTGCCACACAGAAGAACCAGACACTGCGTGAATACAAATTGCTTATCGTTCAGCCTATTGATCTCACGGGCGCATTCATAGGGCGCGATTTAATTGCTATCGATCATGTAGATGCCGGCATAGGCGATACCGTCCTGGTGATGCAGGAAGGCACCGGCGCCCGGCAAATTCTGAAGCGTGAAGACATTCCCGTGCATTCGGTGATTGTTGCGGTGGTAGATGGAATGGATATTCCGGCGGCATAA
- the amrA gene encoding AmmeMemoRadiSam system protein A → MDLTNEEKRTLLKIARSAITSALENKTLPSLKFQSEALNRRSGVFVTLRIGEDLRGCIGYIEPLFPLASATQEVAVKAAMEDPRFMPVTPPELIRISIEISVLSPLEELIDIETIEIGKHGLVIDAGYRRGLLLPQVATEYNWDRKQFLKQVSLKAGLPPDAWKRKEVKLFAFTVEKFDESEFVLSEEK, encoded by the coding sequence ATGGACTTGACAAACGAAGAGAAACGCACACTATTAAAGATTGCCCGTTCCGCAATTACTTCGGCACTTGAAAATAAAACACTTCCATCGCTCAAATTTCAAAGTGAAGCTTTAAATCGCCGCTCCGGTGTTTTCGTAACACTGCGAATCGGTGAAGACCTACGCGGCTGCATCGGTTATATTGAGCCGTTGTTTCCCCTTGCAAGTGCAACACAGGAAGTCGCAGTGAAAGCCGCGATGGAAGATCCGCGGTTCATGCCGGTTACACCGCCTGAATTGATTAGGATATCAATTGAAATATCAGTTCTTTCGCCACTAGAAGAATTGATTGACATAGAAACAATTGAAATTGGCAAGCATGGTTTGGTGATTGACGCAGGATATCGACGCGGATTGTTATTACCGCAGGTGGCAACAGAATACAATTGGGACCGCAAACAATTTCTTAAGCAAGTCTCTTTGAAAGCTGGATTGCCGCCAGATGCCTGGAAACGAAAAGAAGTAAAACTCTTTGCATTCACAGTCGAGAAATTCGATGAATCTGAGTTCGTATTATCAGAGGAGAAATAA
- the rpoN gene encoding RNA polymerase factor sigma-54 — MINLSQQLRLGLKLTPQQVQYLKLLQLPTLSLEQRIKLELELNPMLELNEEQELSLDQEERTEEPEEKTEEPAEESEPKDDYSIEDYLNDDLSGFKSPEAYKSNDEDDTYESPQQSTIPLSERLLGQLKMFLSDDEEILLGEEILGNVDEDGYLRRDLALIVQDLNLSFGLSIPVEKAESVLQKILLLDPPGIAARNLQECLIAQLHAGKYASSLKELGIRILKDFFEDFKLKRFDNLEHSLNIGRETLKKVIELIQHLNPKPGEGEFSAQENYITPDFIVEKDNGDFIITLNDRNIPTLRINSAYKQLVTPKGKKVSTETKDFVKKKFEAAKWFIASIHQRHETLMKVMKIIVERQRTWFEEGESLKPMIYKDISEIVGVDISTISRVVNSKYVQTEFGVHSLRFFFTSGLESENGEDVSNQVVKQRVKDIIASEPPQDPLNDDKIADILKQEGIHIARRTVAKYREQLGLPIARMRRKV, encoded by the coding sequence ATGATTAATCTTTCGCAACAGCTTCGGCTTGGTTTAAAACTTACGCCGCAGCAGGTACAGTATTTAAAACTTCTCCAGTTACCGACGCTTTCACTTGAGCAGAGAATCAAGCTGGAACTTGAATTGAATCCTATGCTCGAGCTGAATGAAGAACAAGAATTATCCCTTGATCAAGAAGAGCGAACTGAGGAACCCGAAGAAAAAACTGAAGAACCGGCTGAAGAAAGTGAGCCCAAAGACGATTATTCTATTGAAGACTATTTGAACGACGACCTTTCAGGTTTTAAAAGTCCCGAGGCATATAAATCGAATGACGAAGATGACACGTATGAATCGCCACAGCAATCAACTATCCCACTCTCCGAACGCCTTCTTGGCCAGCTCAAGATGTTCTTAAGTGACGATGAAGAGATTTTGCTTGGAGAAGAAATTCTTGGCAATGTCGATGAGGATGGGTATCTCCGCCGTGATTTGGCTCTTATCGTTCAGGATCTCAATTTAAGTTTTGGACTCTCCATTCCCGTTGAAAAGGCAGAAAGCGTTCTTCAAAAAATACTTCTCCTGGACCCACCCGGCATTGCGGCGAGGAACTTGCAGGAATGTCTTATCGCTCAACTCCATGCGGGGAAGTATGCATCCTCACTCAAAGAGCTGGGAATTAGAATCCTGAAAGATTTCTTTGAGGATTTCAAACTGAAACGTTTTGATAATCTTGAACACAGTCTCAACATTGGCCGAGAAACCTTAAAGAAAGTTATCGAGCTGATTCAGCATCTCAACCCGAAACCGGGTGAGGGCGAGTTCTCTGCACAGGAAAATTACATCACACCCGATTTCATTGTTGAAAAGGATAATGGCGATTTCATTATTACACTCAATGATCGCAATATTCCGACATTGCGAATCAATAGTGCCTATAAACAATTAGTAACACCAAAAGGAAAGAAAGTTTCGACGGAGACAAAAGATTTCGTCAAGAAGAAATTTGAAGCGGCAAAATGGTTCATCGCCTCCATTCACCAGCGGCATGAGACATTGATGAAAGTGATGAAGATTATTGTTGAAAGACAACGGACATGGTTTGAAGAAGGTGAATCGCTTAAGCCAATGATCTATAAAGATATTTCTGAAATTGTTGGCGTGGACATCTCTACCATTAGTCGTGTTGTCAATAGCAAATATGTGCAAACAGAATTCGGTGTTCACTCCCTGCGTTTTTTCTTTACATCCGGACTTGAATCCGAGAACGGTGAAGATGTTTCCAACCAAGTTGTCAAACAGCGCGTGAAAGATATTATTGCAAGTGAACCCCCGCAGGATCCATTGAATGATGATAAGATAGCCGACATCCTGAAACAAGAGGGCATTCACATTGCCCGGCGCACTGTCGCAAAGTACCGAGAGCAGCTTGGACTTCCCATCGCGCGGATGCGCAGAAAGGTTTGA
- a CDS encoding DUF2520 domain-containing protein, with protein MQHKNLYAVSIIGAGKVGTTLAMLLHRAGYRIVSVVSKKKSSARKLARLVGCKNMSDSLSDIHPATRIIVIAVPEEDILGIAEEIATHPHLDFSKLAVVHTSGSLTSDALLPLRREGALVFSLHPMQSFSKALTVIHQIARMKNVCYGFEGNKAAVPLARRLVKALRGTFVRIPKEEKFLYHIACVFASNYSAALLGVVDELAKHIGGGIRLSHFEPLVRTSIENVFQLTPNMALTGPIARGSSKTVEHHVLELRKIDTSLALLYQQIGLQALKMAVKKKSIRPKVAKQIRRILTSN; from the coding sequence ATGCAGCATAAGAATTTATACGCAGTGAGCATCATTGGTGCAGGCAAAGTTGGAACAACACTTGCAATGCTGTTACATCGTGCAGGCTATCGTATCGTTTCCGTTGTGAGTAAAAAGAAAAGTTCCGCGAGAAAACTGGCACGTCTTGTCGGATGTAAAAATATGTCAGATTCTCTTTCTGATATTCATCCTGCGACGAGAATTATTGTTATTGCAGTGCCAGAGGAAGATATCTTGGGAATCGCAGAAGAGATTGCGACGCACCCGCATCTCGATTTCTCAAAACTCGCCGTCGTCCACACTTCCGGCTCGCTCACGAGTGATGCTTTATTGCCATTGAGAAGGGAAGGGGCTTTGGTATTTTCACTTCATCCGATGCAATCTTTTTCAAAGGCATTAACGGTTATCCATCAAATAGCGCGGATGAAGAATGTTTGTTATGGATTTGAAGGAAACAAAGCGGCCGTCCCATTAGCCCGCCGACTCGTGAAAGCTTTGCGCGGTACATTCGTTCGGATTCCAAAAGAAGAAAAATTTTTGTATCATATAGCGTGCGTTTTTGCTTCCAACTATTCAGCAGCGCTGCTTGGAGTGGTAGATGAATTGGCGAAACACATTGGCGGAGGAATAAGACTTTCACATTTTGAGCCATTGGTACGAACGAGTATAGAAAACGTTTTTCAGTTAACGCCGAACATGGCGCTCACTGGGCCCATTGCACGCGGGAGTTCCAAAACAGTTGAACATCATGTACTTGAGCTTCGAAAAATCGATACATCGTTAGCTTTATTGTATCAGCAAATCGGATTGCAGGCCCTCAAGATGGCGGTAAAGAAAAAATCGATCAGGCCAAAGGTTGCGAAGCAGATCAGGCGAATACTTACATCAAACTAA
- the hslU gene encoding ATP-dependent protease ATPase subunit HslU: MTPRQIVFELDKYIIGQHAAKKAVAIALRNRWRRLQVTGTLREDIMPNNIILIGPTGVGKTEIARRLAKLSGAPFLKVEASKFTEVGYVGRDVESMVRDLTEISVNMVKAEKAAEVENKARELTEERLLDILVPSNRRTKTGETKELPVNPEIASEQESETTRQKFREKLRSGSLDERMVELELSTSPMPMMQVMGPFNMEEMGINLQEVFGNILPKKEKRRKVTVAEARRLLIMEESQKLIDMEKVTKEALERLENSGIIFIDEIDKIASSRGQSSGPDVSREGVQRDLLPIVEGSSVLTKYGMVKTDHVLFIASGAFHIAKPSDLIPELQGRFPIRVELKSLVEEDFVKILTLPQNALIKQYAALLKTDGIDITFNNEAVREIAKIAFEVNDQVENIGARRLHTIITTLLEEILFDAPDGIKETSIMITQKVVQDKLNSIVKNRDLSRYIL; this comes from the coding sequence CTGACTCCACGACAAATCGTCTTTGAGTTGGATAAATATATTATCGGTCAACACGCTGCAAAGAAAGCAGTTGCCATTGCATTGCGAAATCGCTGGCGGCGCCTCCAAGTCACCGGAACATTGCGTGAAGATATTATGCCGAATAACATTATTCTTATCGGCCCTACTGGTGTCGGCAAAACAGAAATCGCGCGGCGCCTGGCAAAACTTTCCGGCGCACCGTTTCTCAAAGTAGAAGCGTCGAAGTTCACAGAAGTCGGCTACGTCGGCCGTGATGTAGAATCGATGGTGCGCGATCTTACGGAAATTTCCGTGAATATGGTGAAGGCGGAAAAAGCGGCAGAGGTGGAAAATAAAGCACGAGAGCTGACAGAGGAACGCCTTCTTGATATTCTCGTTCCATCGAATCGGCGCACGAAGACAGGAGAAACGAAAGAACTGCCGGTGAATCCGGAGATCGCTAGTGAACAAGAGAGCGAAACCACGCGGCAAAAATTCCGAGAGAAACTGCGTTCAGGCAGTCTTGATGAACGTATGGTAGAACTTGAATTATCAACATCACCAATGCCGATGATGCAGGTGATGGGACCGTTCAATATGGAAGAGATGGGTATTAATTTGCAGGAGGTATTCGGCAATATTCTTCCCAAGAAAGAAAAACGCCGTAAAGTGACGGTTGCTGAAGCCCGCCGCCTTTTGATTATGGAAGAATCACAGAAGTTGATTGACATGGAAAAAGTGACAAAGGAAGCGCTTGAGCGTTTAGAAAATTCCGGTATCATTTTCATCGATGAGATTGATAAAATAGCAAGTTCTCGAGGACAAAGTTCCGGGCCGGATGTCTCACGTGAAGGAGTCCAGCGCGATCTTCTCCCTATCGTGGAAGGCTCCAGTGTCCTTACAAAATACGGCATGGTGAAAACCGATCACGTTCTCTTCATTGCATCCGGCGCCTTTCATATTGCGAAACCGTCGGACTTGATCCCGGAATTGCAAGGGAGATTCCCGATTCGCGTGGAATTAAAAAGTCTGGTCGAAGAGGACTTCGTCAAGATCCTCACATTACCGCAAAATGCACTCATCAAACAATATGCGGCTTTATTGAAGACAGATGGAATCGACATCACGTTTAATAACGAAGCTGTTCGGGAAATTGCAAAGATTGCTTTCGAAGTAAATGATCAAGTCGAAAACATCGGCGCACGCCGCCTTCACACGATCATCACAACGCTGTTGGAAGAAATTCTTTTTGATGCTCCGGATGGAATCAAGGAGACATCCATTATGATAACGCAGAAAGTTGTTCAGGACAAATTGAATTCCATAGTAAAGAACCGCGATCTCAGCAGATATATACTCTGA
- a CDS encoding MFS transporter, with the protein MPLLSEYEKPVKQHYEILFMCWAGWVFDFYDLILFSFLLIPIGKELHLSNVGLSYVLGASLAATAIGGVIFGVLSDRFGRKSVLQWTILTYSVGTFLCGLASSLEVLLLFRIITGLGVGGEWATGQTYVGESFPPKVRGRYGAVMQTGAPFGIVLASIVGGFVAPEIGWRLCFFLSILPALLVLFIRKRLPESDVWLERKRLSAENTRSMEAIAAERRSKFLQLFSPAHRVIFSKALILAIFDMSAYWFTYSWLPGYLQQQRQFTIAKSAVWMLVTQAGGLLGYLTFGYAADSLGRRPAYSIYSCIMAIGLIMITLMWDVVVVFPLLALVFMFLVGYGTGMFSGYGPLFAELFPTSIRNTAMGSAFNLARGVQFFTPVIIALIAEEYGLGGGISLAALFALLTGAWIWVFPETKGKKIDI; encoded by the coding sequence ATGCCACTCCTGAGTGAATACGAAAAGCCCGTAAAACAACATTACGAAATCCTTTTCATGTGCTGGGCAGGATGGGTATTTGATTTCTATGATCTTATTTTGTTCTCATTCCTGCTCATTCCAATAGGTAAAGAGCTTCATCTCTCAAACGTCGGGCTTTCGTATGTGCTTGGCGCATCGCTTGCCGCGACTGCGATCGGAGGAGTAATTTTTGGTGTCCTCTCCGACCGCTTCGGCCGTAAAAGCGTGTTGCAATGGACTATACTCACATACAGTGTTGGAACATTTCTTTGCGGGTTAGCTTCATCGCTGGAAGTATTGTTACTCTTTAGAATCATTACTGGCCTCGGTGTCGGCGGCGAGTGGGCAACCGGCCAGACATATGTAGGTGAATCCTTTCCGCCCAAAGTGCGGGGGAGATATGGCGCCGTGATGCAAACTGGCGCTCCGTTTGGTATTGTGCTTGCATCGATTGTTGGCGGATTTGTCGCACCTGAGATCGGATGGCGGTTATGTTTCTTTCTCTCAATCCTTCCCGCACTACTCGTCCTTTTTATCCGAAAAAGATTGCCTGAATCCGATGTGTGGCTTGAACGAAAACGATTGAGCGCAGAAAATACACGTTCTATGGAAGCAATTGCCGCCGAACGAAGGAGTAAATTTTTACAATTATTCTCTCCCGCACACAGAGTCATATTCTCCAAGGCTCTTATTCTTGCAATTTTTGATATGTCAGCATATTGGTTTACATACAGCTGGCTGCCAGGATATCTCCAACAGCAGAGGCAGTTTACGATTGCCAAATCGGCGGTATGGATGTTGGTAACACAGGCCGGCGGGCTGCTCGGATATCTCACCTTCGGCTACGCGGCAGACTCGCTCGGCAGGAGGCCTGCATATTCGATCTATTCCTGCATTATGGCAATCGGTTTGATCATGATTACATTAATGTGGGACGTCGTTGTCGTTTTTCCTTTGCTTGCATTGGTTTTTATGTTTCTCGTCGGTTATGGGACAGGTATGTTCAGCGGATACGGCCCGCTCTTTGCCGAGCTCTTCCCTACTTCGATCCGCAACACGGCCATGGGCTCGGCGTTTAACCTTGCACGTGGCGTACAATTTTTTACACCCGTGATCATTGCGTTGATTGCCGAGGAGTACGGACTCGGAGGCGGTATCTCACTCGCTGCCCTTTTTGCATTGCTGACCGGTGCATGGATCTGGGTTTTTCCTGAGACTAAGGGAAAAAAGATTGACATATAA
- the glmM gene encoding phosphoglucosamine mutase produces the protein MALMVSISGIRGVVGETLTPETIVKYASAYSEFCNRGHIIVGRDGRVTGKNILDIVVSTLRQMGCNVTDLGICPTPTVALAVEKLKSTGGISITASHNPMMWNGLKFFAPTGLFLDADENLKFWHLAEHSAKYVPWDKQGTYELNEAFLDEHICQVLSLAYIDTGKIRARKFKVVLDCVNSAGGIIVPRLLEKLGCEVTPLYCEVTGIFGHTPEPIPENLTALCAKVREVKADIGIAVDPDVDRLVLINEKGEPFVEEYTIATCINFVLKKEKLNNLKVVVNLSTTRAVDDIVNRYGGTTYRTAVGEINVAKRMKEVGAIIGGEGSGGVILPKVHLGRDAIVGIGLVLQSLLEFGGTMSELKATLPQYLITKGKIELGSLNADAIMKRLQEKFSSTGVMNTDDGLKIDFPDAWVHLRKSNTEPIIRIIAEAHTKAEADEFVKKFTEEILAK, from the coding sequence ATGGCATTAATGGTAAGTATCTCTGGAATTCGCGGTGTCGTCGGCGAAACTTTGACCCCCGAAACAATTGTCAAATATGCATCGGCGTACTCTGAGTTCTGCAATCGTGGTCATATTATCGTTGGCAGGGACGGCCGCGTTACAGGCAAGAACATTTTAGACATCGTCGTTTCCACACTACGCCAAATGGGCTGCAATGTGACTGATTTGGGGATCTGTCCAACACCAACTGTCGCACTTGCCGTCGAGAAACTAAAATCCACCGGCGGTATTTCAATTACTGCAAGCCATAATCCTATGATGTGGAACGGATTGAAATTCTTTGCGCCCACTGGATTATTTTTGGATGCAGATGAAAATCTGAAGTTCTGGCATCTTGCCGAACATTCTGCAAAATATGTTCCGTGGGATAAGCAAGGCACGTATGAGTTGAACGAAGCGTTTTTAGATGAACATATCTGCCAAGTGCTATCGCTTGCCTATATCGATACTGGAAAGATTCGCGCTCGCAAATTTAAAGTTGTGCTAGATTGTGTGAATTCGGCTGGCGGAATTATCGTTCCGCGTTTGTTGGAAAAACTTGGCTGTGAAGTCACTCCGCTTTATTGTGAAGTCACCGGCATATTTGGTCATACACCTGAACCAATCCCGGAAAATCTTACTGCACTATGTGCAAAGGTCCGCGAAGTCAAAGCTGATATTGGAATTGCCGTCGATCCCGATGTTGACCGTCTCGTCCTCATCAACGAGAAAGGTGAACCATTTGTTGAAGAATACACAATTGCAACCTGCATCAACTTTGTTTTGAAAAAGGAAAAACTGAACAATCTGAAAGTTGTAGTGAATCTTTCAACGACAAGAGCGGTCGATGATATAGTAAACCGCTATGGAGGAACAACATATCGTACAGCCGTCGGTGAAATCAATGTTGCGAAAAGGATGAAGGAAGTCGGGGCAATTATTGGTGGTGAAGGAAGCGGCGGTGTTATTCTTCCGAAAGTGCATCTTGGCCGCGACGCCATAGTTGGCATCGGACTTGTTCTCCAAAGTTTATTGGAGTTCGGCGGCACGATGTCGGAACTAAAAGCTACACTTCCTCAATATTTGATTACAAAAGGGAAAATAGAACTCGGCAGCCTAAACGCTGACGCGATTATGAAGCGTCTTCAAGAGAAATTTTCTTCAACTGGAGTAATGAATACCGACGATGGATTGAAGATTGATTTCCCGGATGCATGGGTGCATCTCCGGAAATCGAACACCGAACCGATCATCCGCATTATCGCGGAAGCACATACGAAAGCTGAAGCAGACGAATTCGTGAAGAAGTTCACCGAGGAGATACTCGCGAAGTGA